GCCGACAGCTGCCTTGGTGACGGCGATCCAGTCAGGGGAGAATTGCAAAGCCTCGTCGAATGCAGGAATGGTGCCTAGAACATTGGCATCGCTCCATTGGCATGCAATGGTTCCGCTCAACTCTGCTGACTTTCGGACTCGGAGATCTTCGTGAACTGTCTCGATGCCGTGACCACTGGATTCGAACGGTACGCCGGATGACACGGCTCGGCTTTCGAGCGATTCAACGTCTACTGTCCAAGGGATTGACGAGTCTCTGCGCCAAAGTGTAAGCTTTACTACGCCTTGCTCGGTAGGTTGGCTGAAGATGGGGTCTATGCCGGCGCTTCCGTGGACGTGGAACGATACCGGGGTGTCGAAAGTCAGAGTACATGACTTTGACTCCACGGCATCAATGCAGAACTCGGCCTTTTTGCTTGAGTTCGAGTGGCTGATATTGACAGTCACGAGGTCGGCGTATTTGCCCTCCGAAAAGTCGGCAGAAAGGCTGTCGGTGAACTGGGGCAAATGGGGCATCACAGCCGCACCGTTGTAGTGACATTCAGATGACAGCCCGGCTCCGCGTGTGCAGTTGACTGGTTGACCCGCTCCCGAGGGGAGCTCTGCAATCAGCTGTCGAGTGTACTTCTCCAAGCCGGTGAACGAGACGATCGACGTCGTCCGATCCAGGTCAAGCGTTTGCTGGAACCTAACCTTCAGGCGGTTTTCTGCCGAGAAGGGGAAGGCGACAAGGTTATAGATCAGACTGATGAAGAAAATCAGAAGCAGGAATAGAGGGAGGTAGAAGCTGGCTCTGTGAATGAATGGCGTGATGGGCAGAAGGACGATGATGCTGAAAGCAGCGATGGCTGAATACACCAGCAAGGGGTCGTTGCCGTCTGCGGCTGCTGAGTTGATCGCAGAAACGACGAAGAGAGCGATCTGGAGGAAGACGATAATGGTGATTGGAGCAAGCAGAAGCAGTTGGAAAAACCAGGTCCAAGATGGAAGCTTGGCGGACCATTGCTGCTCCTTTTCGAGAGGATGTTCTGTCTCCTTGTTCTCCTCCCCAGTATCGCTCatgatggccgagatggagcgTCTATATGTCGTCGCAAAAGTTGTCCGGATGGTGCCGTTGTTTCCGTTTTCGTTCTCACCACTCCTAAGCGGCGTTGTTTCTGTGGGCTCCTCGACGGTATTGTCCTCATCATTGGAATGATGGGAAATCAATGCGTCCGAGTTGGGTACCTCTGATATGTGATCCCTGATTTGCTGATCGTCATGGGCATGCTGTGCAAAGTCCTTCTTGCTTGGGAGCGCGAATAAATCACAGAGGCTGATGAGTGTCGAAACGAACACGGCGGAATGGAAGAATGCAAAGGGATAGCCGGACGCAATCTTGAACctgtcggcggcggtcgtgACCCCGACGAGGATGGCCCAGCTGAGAATGAACAACCAGATGTGGGCATACCCCCGCTGAAGAGCGGTCGGTCTGACAGCACTGGCGCCCTTTGAGACTGTccagaagacgaggaagaacAGAGACAGCGTCATCGCCCATCTGTTGTCGTCAATCAGTAAATTGGCAAAACGTGAAGTGGAGAAATGCAACGACTTACACTGCGTAGGGACTGCTGTAGATTATGTGAGGGTTGACCCTTCGGACCAGAAGGGCGGAGAGAACCGtgatcgaggccgagaagatcAGAGCCAGCGGGAAGCGGGAAAAACCTTTCCAACCTCCGAGGGGCACGGgttcttcatcctcttcggcTCTAACATTTCGCGAAAAGAAATAGTACTTGTCCTTTCTGGAGAGGATGTAGGTTAccagggccagggcgagGGGAGACACAATAAGTAATGTCAGGGTCCAGGCAAAAAGGCCCCGAAGCTCCAGCAGCGCGAAGCCCGTTCCAAACATGTCGAACCATACACCGTCCGTGCCAGAGCCGCTCGacaccttcttcttgtctCCATCATTTCGTCGGCCGCTGAAATAGCCGGTGGTGCTTTGGAGGTTGTCGACAGCCGCCAGGCTGTTGGACAGCAAGTGCCACAGACTTTCTTGCGAGGCGTGGCGGGTATCATCCTGGTTGGTGTGGTATCGTGCCCGCGGGCGATAGAACGCAATGTCGAGGCCGCGCTGACCATAGGATTCAGTCCATACTTTATAATCCGTTTCGCTTCTGATCGCCCCGAGCTTGAATCCATCTGCGGCAACGACGGAGCCGAAGGGGTGCGGTGCGTTTGCGTAGCCCTTGGTGACCTCCAGGTCGGTCGTCCGGAACAGAATGgcccgcccgccggcgccagcaCCCTCGAGATTCACGAACGAGGTAGTGAAGTGGTAAAGAGGGCTGTAGTGGTAGACTCTAGCTCCAAAcaggccgtcttcttcgccatTGTTGAGCAGCAGCACAATTCCACGCCTCGGCTGCTGACCAGGGCTAGTGTAGTAGTTGAGCATCTGCAGGATGCTGACGCAGCCCATGCCATCATCAGTTGCACCGTAGCCAGTGGAAACTCTGCTCATTGGTTAGTGAATTGAAATATTACAGTCGCCGACAACACTTACGAGTCGTAATGAGCATTGACAAGAACGCCGCCCTGGCCAATCTTGCGAGCATCACGCTTGCCATTCCACCATTCtccgtcttcatcttcggtacCGCGAATGTAGACAAGCTTGTTCGTGCCTTCAAAATACGTAGCATACGGGCCTGATTGGCTAAAAGAGCCCGATGTGCCAAGGTAGGTGGTGTTCGATATCGTGTCGTCGAAGATGGTCACCGAAGGGCCCGTCGATGCGCGCCGGAGCACGTCTTGTCTCGCAGGGGCAGAAGCAGGGGCATCACTACAAGATCCTTCAGTCAGCAACTGCGCTCTCATGTAGCAGCCGTGCAGGGCAACAAACACTCACTTAATGTCCTGAGTCCAGATAACGCCGCCAgcgtccttctcctcggtgTAGTCAACCTTGTTGCGATCCAAAATGTCCTTAACTCGCTTCAAGAGGTACGCACCGACCTCGTCATTGGCACGGCTGTTGTAAGGGTGGTATTTTCTGGTGATGTGCGTCAGGTCCTGCCAGGCCTCAGTCAAGTTGAGGTCCGGGTAGGGATCCTGGCTGTGGCTTGGGACAGCCGGCACGGACTCGTGGATCCATACGAGAGGTATCAGGAAGGCTGCGTAGACGACTATCAGCCAAAAAGTGACCGGGCCCGTCGTGAACCCAAAGGGGTTCTTAACAGCCATCGCGGCCGAGTGCTGTGGGAGCGGAGTTTCGGGTGGTTCTGTAGCTTGTGCGTGTGTCGCCGGTGGATTGTCGTTTTTGAGCTTGGTGTTCGGGTATTGTATTGCAAGTCCAAGGTCGATTAGCGACCGAGGAAGAGTGTCGACACAGCTTCGAATCCTAGTGTTTCGTCGTTGGACGGGAGCGGAGATGGCCGGGTTCGGCTCTATGGGAGGGTGGAGGGGCGCGGCAAGGAGCCTAGATAAGGTGAGGGAGGCTAAGATTGATTGCGACAGACGGGTGGTTCAACTCCCATGTCGAAGATTAATAATAATGGGTTTGCAAAGAGAAACGAACGATTGTGTGAGAGAAGTCGGGGAAAGGTGAAGTCGAGTACAAGCAACGTTGCTGACGGCCGTGAGACGTTCAGCATACCTAGGTGGGATGAAGGAGGCTGGAGGAAGGCGTCATGTCATGCCAGACAATGCCGTCGCGTTCCCTATCTAGTACGTACCTGCCGACCTACCTGCGCATTTACCAGGTACTACACTACCTGGTAGGATGATGCAACCACCATCGCTGCGAAAGAAGTGGCCCAAGCTCCTCCAATTCTAACACTACAGCGACTCAGAAAGCACTAAAAGCGCGTACCTAGCCCATTCGCCTGGCCCTGCACGCAGAATGTCATCAATGCGGGGAGCGGACTCTGCACACCCTTAACTCGGTAAACTTGTTCTTGGCTTCACCACTGGTCGGCTCAAGCCTTGGGTCCGGTCTTGATTAGTAGCAGGCGACATGCAAACACATATTGCATCTTACAGCTAGCTATTCGTACACAGGTAACAGCCAACAAACCCCACGAACCAAATGTTCCCCTGAAAGGACTCGGATCTGACTCCGGGACGGTGCTGTCAACTCCAAGGCGTCACAAACAGTCTCGCGTGGAGACGCAGGGTTCTGGATTTAGGGTCAACTTCTTCTTGCTACATTTACTGCATAAAGAAAGCCTATGGATTAGTCACCACTATATTCTCCGTCTATCGTACAATCTGCTTGCGCTGTCTGCTGTTTCAAGCCCCTGCTTTCGAGTTATGGGATATGCCCGGTCTATCCCTGTTTGCCCAGCAAAGCAGTTCGGCAGTGAACGCGCTGTTTCGTAGGTGCGAACACTTGTCCAACCCTGGAAGTCATTAAATGAATCCTTGGTTGTTAGTTGATCGTTAGTGGTCAACGTGTACGGACGCAGGCAAGCACACGTTCAAAATGCATGTTAGTCCCTAAACCCGTCTACCCAAACACTAGAATCTGAATCAGGCgccaggggggggtgggggaggttGGTCgctggggggaggaggaggcgcaTTGTccgaaggaggcggcgggggagCATCGCCGGCGTATTGCTGAATCAGGGCATGGATACCGCTCGCCGCCAGGCCTGGAGGAGCTCCGAGGCCAGGAGCAccaggcggaggagggggcatGTTCGGAGGAGGCGCGGCCATGCCAGGGGGAGCACCGTATCCGGGGTAGCCACCGTAGGCAGCGTAGCCGTTCTGGGTTCCAGGAGGTTGATGCCACGGGGCGGCACCTGGAGCGGCGGGGGCAGATGGCTGACCACCATagccttggccgccgccaccaccgccgtaGTAGCTGTCACCACCAGCATGATCATCGCGGCGGTTGCGGTCGCGGGCCCATGGAGcggcaccaccacctccaccacctccgccgccgccgccgcctccgtcaccgccgtcgcggtcgcggtcgcggtCACGATCATCACGCGAGTCGTTGTTACGGCTGCGCCAGGGAGCGGGACCACCGGTCGGGCCACGTTGCCAGGGCTTCGCATCACCGCCACCGCTGGGACCGTTGTTGAAGGAACCAGGGCCGGCCTCAATGCGTGCGGGAGCAGCACCGCTGgcagagccgccgccgagttcTTGCATGAGTTGCTGTATTTGGTTTAGTATTGCGTCGTGATGGGAAGTGCCGAACAAACATACCTCGTACTCGCGATCGACAGCGTCTCCGCTTCCGAGGCGGCCAGCGGGACCTCTGCCACTGCCGGCACCGTCGTTGCGCCAGCTGGCACCCTTTTGTCGGTCGGGACAGTCTCTGGCCATGTGTCCGGCATTGCCACAGACACGACAGATGATGCTGGCAGTGTAGTTCTGTCGCTCGGGACAGTCGTACTTGCGATGGCCGATCTGACCGCAGTTCTGGCAGGCCTGGTTTTCGTCGTCACGGAGAGTTCCGTTGAGAGCTGCGAGCTCACGAAGCTGGTTGCGCTTGAGCTCGTTCTGGCCTTCGGGGATGGAAGCAGCCTAGAGGAAGCTAGATTAGCCACTGTTGATGCACAAAATGGGGTAAAGGGAACCACTGACCGTCTCAATAATATTGTGAatgagcttcttggccttgttgACCTTTTCTTCCGTCTCCGCCATGATGAGGCAGTGAAGGTCTTCCTCCTGGTTGCTGGCGTGAGCTGCGTCCGACCGGCCCTTTCCTTCTTTGACGGAGCCCTTGCCACGAATGGCAATCTTGGCGCCAGATTCtccctccatcttcttcagagTATTGCCACGAGGTCCGATGAGCAAGCCGACTTTACGACGAGAGAGCTAAGCGTTAGTATATGTATCAAGAGGGTGAAGCAAGTATGACGGTCCCGATCTCCAAACAAGGCCAGGTCTGACAAGACACCTGGAGGATGCATGACAAGCTTGGCCAGAGTCCAGGCAGGGGAACAAGGGAAACAAGAATATTGGTTAGGAGGGTTAGAGGGTTAGCAATCATACTGAAGTTAATCTCTGGATAATCGTTAACAGGCACGTAGACCTTCTCCTGGGTCTTGGTGGGCCTGCGGTAATCCTGTGGCGGGTGGTAGTTAGGGATGGTCTTCATGGCCTTCTCGATGAGCTTGTGAcgctcgtcctcgaggcgctTGCGGTAGCGGTATTCGCGGGTGTTGATACGGCGACCATGGTTGTCGTactgggggggaggagagggagatcTGGAAAGGAGACGAGTCAGTCGAGACGTTGCGCGATGCTGCGCTAGAGTAAGAAAAACATACCTGTCTCCATCGGCGGGGACGACGTCATCAATACGAAGCTTCTGGCTGATTTCCGTGATGCGAAGATGAAGGGTGTAGGCCTCCAGCTGCTCGCCGGTCATGTTGGCCGTGATGGCGGTGGTCAAGCCCATCAATCCAGCAGCCTTGTTCTCCGACGCGTCACCCCAACggtttctcttctttctgcGACGAGGGCCATCGGCATCGGAACCTGCATGAGGTGTTAGTATCGGTAGGGAATGGACAGTTGCGCAAAAGCGAAGAGACCTACGTGGCTCAGGGCTGCGACCACGCTTCAActcgccgttgccgctgccgttgtcgttgttgatgCCGTTGCCATAGTCATTGCtaggggggggaggagctTCGGGGtactcctcgtcctcgccgccaaaaCGGCGCTTTCCCAACGGGATGTTGTTGGAGCCCGTGATTCCCTGGCTTCTCCACGACATTTTGGCTGTTGCGCGATAGCGATCAAGATGTCGGTAAGGAGAGGCTATGTCGTGCGTGATGGCGATTGCGGATTTGcgatggaggagggaagggaacTTTTATATGGGACTCTAGGTACATTAATTAATGTAGAGCTGCGGAGGTGCCATGAATCTCAGCCTGGCCCAAAAGAACAGCTATGGGCCCAAGCGTTTCTGGTACCGATCGCCACCAGCTGGATACTTTTGTGTGGCGGGATCCACTCACGTGACACAAGTGTGAAAACCAGCGCCAGCCGGTTGGCTTTCGAgcaggaaggaaggaagatCGGGCAAAATTCGAGAACacaggaaaagaaaaccgAAAGCCACGGTTGAGATATCGCATGAGAATGATATCCAACCAGACAAAAGATATGATCAGTGGGAGGCTTGAACTCCCGGCCTTGGCATTACTCAACATTTCAGGTGAAATATTAGTACCACGCTCTAACCAACTGAGCTAACCGACCAGGATGGCTTGAATGCATCTTGAAAGTGTGTTGCGCCTACAAGTACATGAATCTCAACTCTCATTGCCTTCCTGTCGCTCGGGCACCAATATTTCACTCACATATCACTCCGGTTGCCAGGTCTTCGTATTTCACTTGTTTCAACGTTCAAGTGTCTTTTTTGTTTCTTTGACGCCCAGTGTTCCAGAATCCGTACTCATTCATTTCTCATTTCTCATTGCTCATTTCTTAGCGGCATCCTCCTGCATTCCTTTGAGAATCCACGCAGAGGCAGCCTTGGCCTGCTCatccagctcctcgtcggtctTACTGTGGTGCTCCAAGGCCTTGTGGGGAGAGGGAATGTGACGGCCCTGCTCGAAGCCGGGCCTCTCGACGAGCTTCCACAGCCACGCCTTGAGGGCGGGGaactcgtcgaggtcgatgccCGCCCACTTGCTGGCCGCGACCCAACCCCAGCTGGCAATGTCGGCGATGGTCACGcggtcgccgacgaggtagCCGTGGGGGTTGGCCTTGAGCTGCGTGTCCATGGTGCGGTACAGGCGGCGCGTCTCGTTGACGTAGCGGTCGATGCCGTACTGGATCTTTTCCGGGGCGTAACCTGAGGGGTACCAGTCAGTATCTCACTGTTAATGGGCCCGACGAGCAGCGATTCTTACGCTTAAAGTGGTTGGCTTGTCTGCGGCTCGTTAGCATCTCACCCGCTCATTCCAGCTGAAGGGAAACTCACCCCTGCATGGGGCCCAGACCACCCATCTGCCAGTGCAGCTGCAATTCCCGTCAGCGTCGCATAGCCCAGGGCGTGCAAAAGGTCGGGGTCTTACCCAGTTGTTCACCTCCCAGTACTCGCGCGAGCCGTAGGGGTAAGAGACCTTGTGATCCTTGTCGTAGCGGTCGACGAGGTATTGCAAAATGCTACCGGACTCGAAGAGACGGATCTGCTTGCCATCTTCGAACGTGTCGGTCAAGGCCGGGATGCGCCCATTGGGGTTGATCTCAAGGAACCAGGGCTCCTGAGGTCTCGTGCATCAGCATGCAGGCTCGTCATGGGTCTGCTTGTGTGACCAACCAACCTTTTGAGTGTTCTTGGAGATGTCAATGGCGGTGACCTGATAGTCCAGTCCAAGCTCCTCCAGCAGAATGGACACCTTGATACCGTTGGGGGTGCCGGTGGTGTACAGGTGGATGtcggtcttggtcttggcgGCCATGTTGAAGAATTGCTTACTCAATTGTCCGAGGCGAGAGGTCATATGAGGGGTTTGCAGCTTGCTGTGGGTTGTTGTTGGGATGACCAACGATGATTTGGGGGCGGAAGCTTCTAAATAGTAATTCGAGCTGCTGGATCTTCGAGCCCCATTAGTATTGCACCGACCCCTCTCGCCTGACTGCCAGTGCAATCGGTATGCTTAGGTAGGCATGACCTTAATAATACGGAGGGGGGTCAAGCTGGCGAAAGCAATCGCAGCTTACGCCTAGGCTACTGCCACCGGCCCCCAAGCGGGTCGGgtctctccccctcttcaCCTTCACCCTCCATCGCACAAGTTGTGAATCGCGACAGAAGGCTCACGGGGCTTCCTTCTGCTTAGAAATCGAAACCGATTCTGCCGCAAAGATGTCGTCACCTCCCGCGGCCGGATTTGGTCTGCCGAACTGTGGATCGCCGCCCTGGCACTAACATCGGCCGCGTGTTCTGCAACACAACCCCAACCTCCGGCGCCGTCAGCACTCAGCACTCAGCGGCCGAGCTCCGTGGCGTTCCTAGCATTCCTTTAGCCTAGTGTTGCTCTTTTGGGCGGTTTCCCGGCTGCCCCACGAATATCTCTCTTCTGGAGAAACCGGCATTCGAAATTTGAGACGAGTAGTTCCGCTGTAAATCGATCTACCTGAGCGACGCTAGGTTCTAACTTACCTATGGGTACCAACACCATGGCATACCTACCTCAGTGCTGGGTATAGCACTTATGCTGTATTTCctactctttttttttctacATATTATCgtgtacctgtgcgacctcAAGAGGGATCGCCTTGGCCACGTATCTTAggacctacctacctacctacctgctggtcgtcaccgaccccATTACTTACCCAGGTACTGATCCGCACGTCGTTCCtctcgccgcctccttggAGTAGTTGCCCCAAGCGTACGTCTGGAATTTGTGAATCGAacggccgacgccgctgtTGAAACCAGGATCACAAGCCTTGTCGATATGATCCGTATCCCCCGACAACTTAATGATGGTGGTTAAGGACCTCCCTGTTCTTTTTCGGGCGGCTTCCACCGGCACGTCCTGATTCCAGTCTACTTTACGGGAAGCGAACCACGTAGCCTGCTGCAGCCGAACCGCCCTGCGTACCGAGATGGCCTCGACCGTGAAGATGATGGAAACCAGCGCCGTCGTGAACGCGCATTCAAAGGCGAACAACCGCGATAGCGTAACGGCCGACACGCTCTCTTGGAAAGTGTGGTATAGCGAGCGCCCAGAGCCCGGTTATGCCCAGGAAAGGCGCGTCGAGCTCTTTGGCAGTGCATGCATGTTCCGGAAGAGAGCCACGCAATGGTTGCGAGGGTCCAGTAGAAGGAGTCGCAGCAGGAGACGCATAATGCGATGTCAATCATGTCGAGAGACGGTATCGAATTCCAAAGCAGAGAGAGGGGATGCCCACGTGCAACTCCATTCTCTATAAAATAGGAGGGGGTTCGATTCTGCGTTCACTTCTGTGTTGTCTGCACAGACGGCTGGTTCGCGCAGCAATCTGCATTAGGAATTAGTTTTCTTTTGCAACGTAGCGCAGACAGATGGACTCCCTATCTTAGCTATTATCTGCTAAATCTTGTTTTACAACAGGCTATATAGTCCTTTGTCTACTTTCATGTTCAACTAACTCAGAGTTTACTAAGTATTGTATGTTCATTTAATAGAAATTGTTGTAAAATAATGCTAGGAAGTACAGTGCTGATGCTGTTTAATTGCTTCTGCTTGGCATTCTGAACGCTTGGGGCTTTGAGAAATGAGACTGCTTTTAAGAAATGCTGAACTCCTTTACCCAATTTTCTTCAAACTATACTAGATACATAAAAGCCTAGTCTACGTTTTTCTTAGAAGCTTCGGAAGCTCCAGGATTAAGACTTTTGTTGACCACTGTGGACCCATTGATTCTTGAGTAGAGCTTCCATCCGTCATCCGTCATCTTCAGTCTGTCCACTACTGCAGAGTAAATCCAAATCCCGGGCAAGCCGGTGGCTTCGAACGCGTCCTTCGTGGTAACCTTGCCAGCCTCTTCCGGCCATGCCTGGCGAACCAACGTCATGTGATAACGTACAACCACTCCTCCAGTTTCGTTGTCTCTGTCAACAATGTGGTTTGTTGCATGTCGAGTAACCCCAGGGATAAGAGGAGGATATTTACTCTCGATAAAATCCTTCACTGCCTCAGCACCCTTAAAGTGCCCGTACATGTGGTACAAAGTCATTTCGGGAAGTTGTGTTGTGAGTAGTTTCTTCGTATCAAACTCCTCGAAAAGAAAGTTATGCCGGTTTACAAAGTCGATAGCTGTGACTCGTTCCTCAGCCGTAACTTGATGAGAGGTCGCGGCGGAAAACTTGGGAAAGCCCTCGTTGGCATTGGGAAAGGCGAGCATCGTGTCTACTGTTCGAAAGATATTTTTTTGGGTGGATAAAGGGTTTAGTTTGTAAGAGCTAGAGGCACTGTGGTTGACTGCAAAAAGATGGTGGTCACTAGTTAATCAGATCAAGCGAAGCAACAGAGTTAGCTTTTATATTCATCCATTTACTGGATTGTCAAGCTACTGGAATCTTTATGTCGTTCTACCCGATACTTGGCGATTAGTGAACATGCTGAGGCGATCCTATGCTGACTGATGGTTGACGAGGCGGGAAATTTTACGTGATCTGACATGTCGAAGTCTGTCCAGGGGAGTGGACACAGACAAGCTTAATTAATACCAAAACTCAAACTCAAAGGTATGTTCGCTGACCTTTTGAGTAAAGCAAGTGAGCGCAGATACTCTTACAGAAACCGGACTCTTCGCTTTCTCTGCACAACACCTTAAACAGCATCGTATTGTAACGCACGTTTAACAACTTTTATACGCTCAAAATTTCACAAGGCTAGCCAACGCATCCCAACATGTCGGTCCAACCTTCCTTAAAGCAAACTTCCTCCGGATTCGTTGAAAACGAAGGGGTGGAAACACACTTCTACGTCACAGGCGAGGGTCCTTTGATGGTCTTTCAGCATGGCTTCCCCGACAACGCGTCCACCTGGTACCATCAGGTGGCCGAGTTTTCGAAAACACACACCGTGGTGTGCCCTACTCTACGTGGCTATCTCCCAAGCGACATTCCTCCAGTCAGCGAAGCAGCCTACAATTTGAAAAAAAGTCGCCGGCGATATCCTGGCTATCCTCGACCATTTCAACGCGCCGAAGGCCATTATTGCAGGCCATGACTTTGGAGGTGCAGCGATCCAGTTGCTAGCACTCCTTCACCCGGAACGCGTCTCGGAGCTCATCACAATCAACTCTCCCATCGTCCCTCGCATTTACGAACTAGTCAACTTTGACAAGGATCAGCAACGCCAATCGGAGTACACAATTTCGTACATGAAGTATCAACCAGGAGACGACAAGAATCTGGACGTGGTGGTTGCACCTATCAGCGATGAAGAATATCGTCGCAACATCCGCAACTATCTCTCAGAGTCACCGATGGAGGGTATGTTGGCTTACTACAAATACAACTACCCGGCCCCTCCTTACGGTGTGAAGGTTGATACCTCCGTCATGTTGTATCAAGTTCCTACCCTTATCATCTGGGGAGTGGATGACCCTTATTTCTCACTGAAGATGTTGGATCAAATCCCAAAGAATTTCAAGAATACTACCCGCCTGGTCACACTCCCTGGTGCTGGTCATTGGTCATTCCGGGAACAGCCAGATCGAATCAACCAGGAGATCCGGTCCTGGTTGGAGCTTCATGCCATGGGCTCCATTTAACGGAGGGTTTGAAACCTGCTTTCAAGCAGTTAAGGATCGAGGGGGAAGGCTGTATTGCTTCAGCAGTAGATCTTAATCCTTGTGCTGGTTAATAAACTGTGTAGGGTTCATTGAAGTATACCATTGTTAATTGTGGACCAACCTACAAGCCAGCAACACTTTTTACGTTTATGAAAATCCCCCATTTCCACAAAAGATTCACCGCTTAAGGCAGCTAGCAAAACATTTTTAAATCACAACTACCTGTCTTTTGAACTTAGTTGAAAACACTTACTTTGATTTTAGAGTTCTATGTATAACAATGGAAGTAGGAATGGTTAGAACGATATCTGTAAGTGGCTTCGTTAGCTTCGTCGTAAACATCCAATCCATATTGATTCCTCTCCAGCCGTTGAAGAGTCCACCGTATTCCGGTCGATAGTAGCCAGACTGCTTAGTGCATGATGACAAAGGGTAATGAAGTCGTTCTGGCTCGTCCACTTTTTTGCGTATTTAGTTGCCCCTACCCGGCTTCACTTACACTCCTTGTCCTAGCACCAACGCTGGGCCGACGGGATAAACTGTAAATACGACCAAACTAAGCGATGGGCATCATCGTAATTGGTGTGAGTGGATACACACTTTATGGACCTCTCTGGGTATGGACTACAGGTCGGACTTGATTGCAGGAGAAACTGGGTACTATGGTCCCAGATCGCCCTGAATACGAACTTGCCGGGGAAGCAGCAACAGGGGCCGAATGGCTTCAACATTAAGAGGCCGACCAGATATCCCTACAGCCGCGGCTTTTGACAGGATTTATTGTCTGGTTTTCAATTGCCGGAGCCACGCACTTTTAACATCTTCCACAATGCAGGCTTGCGGTGATCCAGGACTTGAATCGCTCAGGGGTTGAGCTCTGAACAACGGCAGAAAAGAAAAACTCTCGGTCCTGCACTGCCAACGTCGCCTTACCAATGATGAACTGTGCGTAGACCAAGCACCAAGGACATCCCAACTGTTCAAGAATAAACTTGGGCCCCAAGAACTTCTGGGCCATGCCCGCCAGCGATCATACTGACTTGCTGACCGGGGAGGCCTGTGTTTCCAACCACTAATACGAGAGTGGCGGGTCTAGTCTGTTGTAGAGAGATCTAGCGGGAACGCAGCGAGCCACCGAACCGCGGACGAAAATAGTTTTGATCTTTCTTTTGTTACTGCCTGGCGAAGCATGGAGCGTCAAGGAAGAGGGT
This genomic interval from Colletotrichum higginsianum IMI 349063 chromosome 9, whole genome shotgun sequence contains the following:
- a CDS encoding Peptide hydrolase — protein: MAVKNPFGFTTGPVTFWLIVVYAAFLIPLVWIHESVPAVPSHSQDPYPDLNLTEAWQDLTHITRKYHPYNSRANDEVGAYLLKRVKDILDRNKVDYTEEKDAGGVIWTQDINDAPASAPARQDVLRRASTGPSVTIFDDTISNTTYLGTSGSFSQSGPYATYFEGTNKLVYIRGTEDEDGEWWNGKRDARKIGQGGVLVNAHYDSVSTGYGATDDGMGCVSILQMLNYYTSPGQQPRRGIVLLLNNGEEDGLFGARVYHYSPLYHFTTSFVNLEGAGAGGRAILFRTTDLEVTKGYANAPHPFGSVVAADGFKLGAIRSETDYKVWTESYGQRGLDIAFYRPRARYHTNQDDTRHASQESLWHLLSNSLAAVDNLQSTTGYFSGRRNDGDKKKVSSGSGTDGVWFDMFGTGFALLELRGLFAWTLTLLIVSPLALALVTYILSRKDKYYFFSRNVRAEEDEEPVPLGGWKGFSRFPLALIFSASITVLSALLVRRVNPHIIYSSPYAVWAMTLSLFFLVFWTVSKGASAVRPTALQRGYAHIWLFILSWAILVGVTTAADRFKIASGYPFAFFHSAVFVSTLISLCDLFALPSKKDFAQHAHDDQQIRDHISEVPNSDALISHHSNDEDNTVEEPTETTPLRSGENENGNNGTIRTTFATTYRRSISAIMSDTGEENKETEHPLEKEQQWSAKLPSWTWFFQLLLLAPITIIVFLQIALFVVSAINSAAADGNDPLLVYSAIAAFSIIVLLPITPFIHRASFYLPLFLLLIFFISLIYNLVAFPFSAENRLKVRFQQTLDLDRTTSIVSFTGLEKYTRQLIAELPSGAGQPVNCTRGAGLSSECHYNGAAVMPHLPQFTDSLSADFSEGKYADLVTVNISHSNSSKKAEFCIDAVESKSCTLTFDTPVSFHVHGSAGIDPIFSQPTEQGVVKLTLWRRDSSIPWTVDVESLESRAVSSGVPFESSGHGIETVHEDLRVRKSAELSGTIACQWSDANVLGTIPAFDEALQFSPDWIAVTKAAVGLVEAEKKFRG
- a CDS encoding Zinc knuckle, yielding MSWRSQGITGSNNIPLGKRRFGGEDEEYPEAPPPPSNDYGNGINNDNGSGNGELKRGRSPEPRSDADGPRRRKKRNRWGDASENKAAGLMGLTTAITANMTGEQLEAYTLHLRITEISQKLRIDDVVPADGDRSPSPPPQYDNHGRRINTREYRYRKRLEDERHKLIEKAMKTIPNYHPPQDYRRPTKTQEKVYVPVNDYPEINFIGLLIGPRGNTLKKMEGESGAKIAIRGKGSVKEGKGRSDAAHASNQEEDLHCLIMAETEEKVNKAKKLIHNIIETAASIPEGQNELKRNQLRELAALNGTLRDDENQACQNCGQIGHRKYDCPERQNYTASIICRVCGNAGHMARDCPDRQKGASWRNDGAGSGRGPAGRLGSGDAVDREYEQLMQELGGGSASGAAPARIEAGPGSFNNGPSGGGDAKPWQRGPTGGPAPWRSRNNDSRDDRDRDRDRDGGDGGGGGGGGGGGGGAAPWARDRNRRDDHAGGDSYYGGGGGGQGYGGQPSAPAAPGAAPWHQPPGTQNGYAAYGGYPGYGAPPGMAAPPPNMPPPPPGAPGLGAPPGLAASGIHALIQQYAGDAPPPPPSDNAPPPPPSDQPPPPPPGA
- a CDS encoding Glutathione S-transferase, with the protein product MTSRLGQLSKQFFNMAAKTKTDIHLYTTGTPNGIKVSILLEELGLDYQVTAIDISKNTQKEPWFLEINPNGRIPALTDTFEDGKQIRLFESGSILQYLVDRYDKDHKVSYPYGSREYWEVNNWLHWQMGGLGPMQGQANHFKRYAPEKIQYGIDRYVNETRRLYRTMDTQLKANPHGYLVGDRVTIADIASWGWVAASKWAGIDLDEFPALKAWLWKLVERPGFEQGRHIPSPHKALEHHSKTDEELDEQAKAASAWILKGMQEDAAKK
- a CDS encoding Epoxide hydrolase; protein product: MSVQPSLKQTSSGFVENEGVETHFYVTGEGPLMVFQHGFPDNASTWYHQVAEFSKTHTVVCPTLLAGDILAILDHFNAPKAIIAGHDFGGAAIQLLALLHPERVSELITINSPIVPRIYELVNFDKDQQRQSEYTISYMKYQPGDDKNLDVVVAPISDEEYRRNIRNYLSESPMEGMLAYYKYNYPAPPYGVKVDTSVMLYQVPTLIIWGVDDPYFSLKMLDQIPKNFKNTTRLVTLPGAGHWSFREQPDRINQEIRSWLELHAMGSI